CGCCACAATGAGCAGGGTAAACCGAGTCTTGAGCGATATTCGCTTATTCACGCTCATGTGGGGCACCTTGATGTGCAGAGAGTTTTTTTATGTATAAATCACGCTCGGCGCGCTGTTGTTCAGTTAAGCCCTTGGTCGTTTGATAGGCGTCGCTAAACGCTGACGCCATAATCCCGGTAGGCATCGCAATCATGCCGATACCCGCAATCGCAGTCAGGCCGGCAAACAGTTTGCCAAAACCCGTAAGGGGCGTGACATCACCGTAACCAACCGTGGTAAGCGTTGCGATAGCCCACCACAACGCACGTGGAATACTGCCAAATGCCTCAGGTTGGTAAGGAGCCTCAAAAGCATAAAGAACCGCACTAGAAAAAAGTAGAAGCGCGCCGGCGAAAACTAAACTGAGAACAAATTCATAGCGACGGTTGCTAATTGCATCGAAAAACGCCTGCATGGCCAGGCTGAAGCGCCCTAAACGCGCTAAGCGGAAAATACGAAGTACTCGCAGAATACGCATGAAGAATGCGTTAAAGTCGCCAAACCAAAGCACGTACGGAACAATCGCGAGTAGGTCAATAATCGCCCAGAACGTGAACACATAACGAATTCTACCCCAGAATCCCCGATAGCGAGGATCTTCTCCGGCAGCGTATACACGCAGTACATATTCGACGGCAAAGATGATAAAAAAGACGGTTTCAAACACAAAA
This genomic interval from Idiomarinaceae bacterium HL-53 contains the following:
- a CDS encoding voltage-gated potassium channel encodes the protein MRGTLYRQLEPTAWVERGMSPVNWVIAVCIIVASALAVIETERPIAEAYHSVFFVFETVFFIIFAVEYVLRVYAAGEDPRYRGFWGRIRYVFTFWAIIDLLAIVPYVLWFGDFNAFFMRILRVLRIFRLARLGRFSLAMQAFFDAISNRRYEFVLSLVFAGALLLFSSAVLYAFEAPYQPEAFGSIPRALWWAIATLTTVGYGDVTPLTGFGKLFAGLTAIAGIGMIAMPTGIMASAFSDAYQTTKGLTEQQRAERDLYIKKLSAHQGAPHERE